The following coding sequences are from one Elusimicrobium minutum Pei191 window:
- the obgE gene encoding GTPase ObgE: MSFLDRVKIYVKAGKGGDGCLSFRREKFIEFGGPNGGNGGKGGDVYIKTERNLTTLLELAYNPHIEAKNGEKGGTYNKTGVGADDLTIYVPCGTIVKKDGEIIADLTEEGQSVLVAKGGRGGRGNQSFKTHSNTAPRISEIGQPGEEITLYLELKVLADLGLVGFPNAGKSTFLSRVSAARPKIADYPFTTLNPNLGIAMHKKVSFVIADIPGIIEGASEGKGLGHQFLKHIERTRVLLHLVDPMGFKDIDAVESVKVIEKELKTFDRELAKKPRIIALNKADLPEAKEVYNKIVKKYKKHKVFLISAATGEGVDKVLNEIVKVISATPVPNVAISKSTVAVHGVEPLFKIVPLEDGRVQVFGRKIEDMVNMTHFNQLQGVERLRNIFKKIGLEKALIKKGVMPGDIIVVGQKEFEWSGTELDSERAEQPDFEGYKRRTTQAERLEKRRQRRLKKEEK, translated from the coding sequence ATGAGTTTTTTAGACAGAGTAAAAATTTATGTTAAAGCGGGTAAAGGGGGGGACGGCTGCCTTTCTTTCAGAAGGGAAAAGTTTATTGAATTCGGCGGTCCCAACGGTGGCAACGGCGGTAAAGGGGGGGACGTTTATATAAAAACCGAGCGTAACCTTACCACCCTTCTGGAGCTTGCCTACAACCCGCATATAGAAGCAAAAAACGGGGAAAAGGGCGGTACTTATAATAAAACAGGCGTCGGAGCAGATGACCTTACAATTTATGTTCCTTGCGGCACAATAGTAAAAAAAGACGGCGAAATAATAGCCGACCTTACTGAAGAAGGCCAAAGCGTTTTGGTAGCCAAAGGCGGCCGCGGCGGCAGGGGCAACCAAAGTTTTAAAACGCATTCTAACACGGCTCCGCGTATTTCGGAAATAGGGCAGCCCGGCGAAGAAATTACTTTGTATTTAGAACTTAAAGTTTTGGCCGACCTTGGGCTGGTTGGCTTTCCCAACGCGGGTAAAAGCACCTTTTTATCAAGGGTGTCAGCCGCCAGGCCTAAAATAGCGGACTATCCTTTCACTACATTAAACCCGAACCTTGGTATAGCCATGCATAAGAAGGTAAGTTTTGTTATAGCCGATATCCCGGGTATTATTGAAGGTGCCAGCGAAGGCAAAGGTTTGGGGCACCAGTTTTTAAAACATATTGAGCGTACCCGCGTGCTTTTACATCTTGTTGATCCTATGGGGTTTAAAGATATCGACGCAGTTGAATCCGTAAAAGTTATTGAAAAAGAATTAAAAACTTTTGACCGTGAGCTTGCAAAAAAACCGCGTATTATAGCGCTTAACAAAGCGGATTTGCCGGAAGCGAAAGAAGTTTATAATAAAATTGTAAAGAAATATAAAAAACATAAAGTTTTTTTAATCTCGGCTGCTACGGGGGAAGGAGTTGATAAAGTTTTAAATGAAATTGTAAAAGTAATTTCAGCCACGCCTGTTCCTAATGTGGCAATATCAAAATCAACCGTTGCAGTGCACGGCGTTGAACCGCTTTTTAAAATTGTTCCGCTTGAAGACGGGCGCGTGCAGGTTTTCGGCCGTAAAATTGAGGACATGGTTAATATGACCCACTTTAACCAGCTTCAAGGCGTGGAACGTTTAAGAAATATTTTTAAGAAAATCGGCCTTGAAAAAGCGCTCATTAAAAAAGGCGTTATGCCCGGCGATATAATTGTGGTTGGCCAAAAAGAGTTTGAGTGGAGCGGCACGGAGTTAGATAGCGAAAGGGCCGAACAACCTGACTTTGAAGGCTATAAACGCAGAACTACTCAGGCTGAACGTTTGGAAAAACGCAGACAGAGAAGACTAAAAAAAGAAGAAAAATAA
- a CDS encoding nucleoside deaminase, whose amino-acid sequence MKTNEEHKLHIKFLRAAVKMAEKGVKAGKGGPFGAVIVKDGKMVAKGYNRVTSSNDPSLHAEVDAIRKACKKLGSFELTGCIIYSSCEPCPMCLGAIYWARPKALYFAADKHTAAKYGFDDKFIYEQIALPYEQRSIRTHIINLENKEDPFNLWNKQENKIEY is encoded by the coding sequence ATGAAAACAAATGAAGAACATAAATTGCATATAAAATTTTTACGCGCCGCCGTAAAAATGGCCGAAAAAGGCGTCAAGGCGGGAAAAGGCGGGCCTTTTGGCGCGGTTATAGTAAAAGACGGCAAAATGGTGGCTAAAGGATACAACCGGGTAACTTCTTCCAATGATCCTTCTTTACATGCCGAAGTTGACGCTATAAGAAAAGCGTGCAAAAAATTAGGTTCATTTGAGCTTACGGGCTGCATTATTTATTCCTCGTGCGAGCCGTGCCCCATGTGTCTTGGAGCCATTTACTGGGCAAGGCCAAAAGCTCTATACTTCGCCGCGGATAAACATACCGCCGCTAAGTACGGTTTTGACGATAAATTTATTTATGAACAAATCGCTTTGCCATATGAACAACGCAGTATTAGAACGCATATAATAAATTTAGAAAATAAAGAAGATCCTTTTAACCTTTGGAATAAGCAGGAAAATAAAATCGAATATTAA
- a CDS encoding deoxyguanosinetriphosphate triphosphohydrolase family protein produces MAIKYRNPFDNEVYIKRTKPHKKDVRGEYFRDQTKIIHSLPFRRLKHKTQVFFAPDNDHICTRIEHVLHVATISATICRGLNQTGEWELCEDLAYAIGLAHDLGHAPFGHEGEKAIAKCITPAPFMHEINSYRVVEYLANYGEGLNLTYAVKDGILCHCGEDFNNNALKPTTVLNDLDKIDKRVFLPTTYEGCIVRLSDKIAYLGRDIEDAIKAKFITKTDIPEIIRKEIGASNGEIINTLTLDLISHAEKNGVIGFSREKFDIVTELRKFNYSNIYYNEQMQERKRMIDKGIAEMFAFFGELFDKNGFYYPKYDEGKKRISSSFGNYIKSMNNLYKEDISLKNQIITDYISGMTDSYALETLKDIMLPTAIKFKL; encoded by the coding sequence ATGGCTATAAAATACAGAAATCCGTTTGATAATGAAGTATATATAAAACGCACAAAACCACATAAAAAAGATGTGCGCGGTGAATATTTTAGAGACCAGACTAAAATTATCCATTCTCTTCCTTTCAGAAGGTTAAAGCACAAAACGCAAGTATTTTTTGCCCCTGATAATGACCATATTTGCACACGTATAGAGCATGTGCTCCACGTAGCCACAATATCGGCCACAATATGCCGCGGGCTTAACCAAACGGGAGAATGGGAATTATGCGAAGACCTTGCCTATGCGATAGGCCTGGCCCATGATTTAGGACACGCGCCCTTCGGCCATGAGGGTGAAAAAGCAATCGCTAAGTGTATAACCCCCGCTCCTTTTATGCATGAAATAAATTCCTACCGTGTTGTTGAATATTTAGCAAATTACGGGGAAGGCCTTAACTTAACATACGCGGTTAAAGACGGTATTTTATGCCATTGCGGGGAAGATTTTAATAATAACGCCCTTAAACCCACAACCGTACTTAATGATTTAGATAAAATTGATAAACGCGTTTTCCTCCCCACCACCTATGAAGGCTGTATTGTAAGATTATCAGATAAAATAGCCTATCTCGGCCGTGATATTGAGGACGCTATTAAAGCAAAATTTATAACTAAAACCGATATACCTGAAATTATAAGAAAAGAAATCGGCGCCTCTAATGGTGAAATTATTAACACTCTTACGCTTGACCTGATAAGCCACGCCGAAAAAAACGGCGTTATAGGCTTTTCAAGAGAGAAATTTGATATAGTAACAGAACTTAGGAAATTTAATTATTCCAACATTTATTATAATGAACAAATGCAGGAACGCAAACGCATGATTGATAAAGGCATTGCGGAAATGTTTGCTTTTTTTGGAGAGCTGTTTGATAAAAACGGTTTTTATTACCCGAAATATGACGAGGGTAAAAAAAGAATTTCATCATCATTCGGCAACTATATAAAATCAATGAATAATCTTTATAAAGAAGATATATCTTTAAAAAACCAAATAATAACGGACTATATTTCCGGCATGACAGACAGCTACGCCCTTGAAACTTTAAAAGATATTATGCTGCCCACGGCGATAAAATTTAAATTATAG
- a CDS encoding TatD family hydrolase, with protein MDIHFIDSHAHMTDPAFDSDRDAVIKSCFEAGVKNIIEIGCDTAEWAPSLALADKYKGNIYTVLGIHPSCANNYSEAALEELKKLLLLPSVVGFGEIGLDYIHTSTSIEEQKQIFSDLLCITKEISKPIVLHARKNNDPEDYGVYGDMFKILKQSWTPSKTAGVLHCFSGRYEHAVSALDMGLKLGINGIITYKKNNDLRETLKKVGLENILLETDCPYLPPQSIRGQRNSPRYIPEIATYIADYLGIQVEKVAEITTHNTKEMFSL; from the coding sequence ATGGATATACATTTTATAGACTCGCACGCGCATATGACAGACCCTGCCTTTGATTCCGATAGGGACGCTGTTATAAAAAGCTGTTTTGAAGCGGGCGTTAAAAATATTATTGAAATAGGGTGCGACACGGCTGAGTGGGCGCCCTCGCTCGCGCTGGCGGATAAATATAAGGGAAATATTTACACTGTTTTAGGTATTCACCCAAGCTGCGCTAATAATTACAGCGAGGCTGCTTTGGAGGAGTTAAAAAAACTTTTACTCCTTCCCTCTGTTGTCGGGTTTGGGGAAATCGGACTTGACTATATTCATACCAGTACTTCTATAGAAGAACAAAAACAAATTTTTTCAGACCTTCTTTGCATAACCAAAGAAATAAGCAAACCGATTGTTTTGCACGCCAGGAAAAATAATGACCCCGAAGATTACGGCGTTTATGGGGATATGTTTAAAATATTAAAACAATCTTGGACGCCTTCCAAAACGGCGGGCGTTTTACATTGTTTCAGCGGGCGTTATGAACACGCGGTAAGCGCGCTTGATATGGGTTTAAAATTAGGTATTAACGGTATTATTACCTATAAAAAAAATAATGATTTAAGGGAAACGCTTAAAAAGGTAGGTTTGGAAAATATTTTATTGGAAACAGACTGCCCGTATTTGCCGCCGCAAAGCATAAGAGGTCAGCGCAACAGCCCAAGGTATATACCTGAAATAGCAACTTATATTGCCGATTATCTCGGGATACAAGTTGAAAAAGTAGCCGAAATAACCACACACAACACTAAAGAAATGTTTTCTTTATAA
- a CDS encoding type IV pilin protein: MKNGFTLIELLVVVLIIGILAAIALPQYNKAVEKSRASEALLILKSLHQAQKIYFMQTGTFTSNLDNLDIEISGASDKNMGSVGIVGKQTKYFVFYTNFDANGATGLGARRIDATGATLYAFNIGESSKDDLFRCCYMQEKYKDVCNVMGFNTTASASYFSGSLGCFYQ, translated from the coding sequence ATGAAAAATGGCTTTACTTTGATAGAGCTTTTAGTTGTGGTTTTAATAATAGGCATATTAGCCGCGATAGCTTTACCGCAATATAATAAAGCTGTTGAAAAGAGCAGAGCTTCGGAAGCTCTTTTAATTTTAAAGTCTTTGCATCAGGCTCAAAAAATATATTTCATGCAGACGGGGACGTTTACTTCAAATTTAGATAACCTTGACATTGAAATATCAGGCGCGTCAGATAAAAACATGGGGTCGGTTGGTATAGTAGGCAAACAAACAAAATATTTTGTTTTTTACACTAACTTTGACGCTAACGGAGCCACTGGCCTGGGAGCTAGAAGAATAGACGCCACCGGCGCTACCTTATACGCTTTTAATATCGGGGAATCTTCGAAAGACGATCTTTTCAGGTGCTGTTATATGCAGGAAAAATATAAAGACGTTTGTAATGTTATGGGGTTTAATACAACCGCTTCCGCGTCATATTTTTCAGGTTCATTGGGTTGTTTTTACCAATAG
- a CDS encoding type IV pilin protein translates to MKKGFTLIELLVVVLIIGILAAIALPQYQIAVEKSRASQAFIMVKAIKDASDRYQLATGEKPKTFDDLDIGVPGDKYSSSTTEPYEKIKDKNYYYELWDQGPAARKITGELVIAHYENIHSIKNSFACAAATSNATANKICKSFGSSTPNESSASWNYYAVKI, encoded by the coding sequence ATGAAAAAAGGGTTTACGTTAATAGAACTTTTGGTTGTGGTTTTAATAATAGGCATATTAGCCGCTATCGCCTTGCCACAATACCAAATTGCGGTTGAAAAATCGCGCGCGTCGCAGGCTTTTATTATGGTTAAAGCTATAAAGGACGCGTCGGACCGATATCAACTGGCAACAGGGGAAAAGCCAAAAACGTTTGATGATTTAGATATCGGAGTTCCAGGGGACAAATACTCTTCCTCAACCACTGAACCTTATGAAAAAATAAAAGACAAAAATTACTATTATGAGCTTTGGGACCAAGGCCCCGCCGCCAGAAAAATAACAGGCGAGCTTGTTATTGCCCACTATGAAAATATTCATTCAATAAAAAACTCTTTCGCCTGCGCGGCCGCAACTTCTAACGCAACGGCAAACAAAATTTGCAAATCCTTCGGCAGTTCAACCCCGAACGAAAGCAGTGCCAGCTGGAATTACTATGCCGTAAAAATTTAA
- the rplU gene encoding 50S ribosomal protein L21, which yields MYAIIETGGKQYWVKPGQNLQVERLNAEVGANVEVKVLWANDAEGTSADAKAGTDSAKVTAQVVRHLRGKKIIIFKKRPKKGYERTQGHRQDLSEIKITDIKIG from the coding sequence ATGTACGCAATAATAGAAACAGGTGGAAAACAATACTGGGTTAAACCCGGTCAAAATCTGCAGGTTGAAAGACTTAACGCTGAAGTTGGCGCCAATGTTGAAGTAAAAGTACTTTGGGCAAACGACGCGGAAGGCACCTCAGCAGATGCCAAAGCGGGAACAGATTCCGCTAAGGTCACCGCTCAAGTGGTAAGACATTTGAGAGGCAAAAAAATCATAATCTTTAAAAAAAGGCCCAAAAAAGGTTATGAAAGAACACAAGGGCACCGTCAGGATCTTTCCGAAATTAAGATTACCGACATCAAAATAGGTTAA
- the hrcA gene encoding heat-inducible transcriptional repressor HrcA, translating to MRILKPEVAQEREEKLLRWVIQKFVETRRPIGSELVAKHALPGISSATIRNIMKKLEEEGYLLQPHTSGGRIPTDKAYRFYVDYLSKVQKIAAQEKIRIEKEYEDASSELDRTMVQTSRMLAALSNSAGFVYTTSIAEQVVKRLDFIPLAPEHILAVLVTESGSVKHLPLRTNYTISPARLRFLSNVINEKLAGLTVVDAQRVLWESMNTGNNEINDVLILAKKVLEEISEAQNNSEIYLEGLGQLLEGITDTDYDDLRQMLRIVEERKSFAAMMEERIKDLQHSGNKISVTIGSEHGLKEFKNLSIISSAYKVGDKTIGMLGIIGPKHMEYTRMISLVNFIGDLLENSMNNWGTLIETEEEE from the coding sequence ATGCGAATACTAAAACCTGAAGTAGCCCAGGAAAGAGAGGAAAAACTTCTTCGCTGGGTAATACAAAAGTTTGTTGAAACAAGAAGGCCTATCGGTTCGGAGCTTGTAGCTAAACACGCTTTGCCGGGCATTTCAAGCGCCACCATAAGAAATATTATGAAGAAGCTTGAGGAAGAAGGCTACTTATTACAACCGCATACTTCGGGCGGCCGCATTCCTACCGATAAAGCTTACAGATTTTATGTTGATTATTTATCAAAAGTACAAAAAATAGCGGCGCAGGAAAAAATACGCATTGAAAAAGAATATGAGGACGCCAGCTCAGAACTGGACAGAACTATGGTACAAACCTCAAGAATGCTGGCAGCTCTTTCAAATTCGGCCGGGTTTGTATATACAACCAGCATAGCTGAACAAGTTGTCAAAAGATTAGATTTTATACCTTTAGCGCCCGAACATATTTTGGCCGTTTTGGTAACGGAAAGCGGAAGCGTAAAACACCTTCCGTTAAGAACAAATTACACTATTTCCCCGGCCAGATTAAGATTTTTAAGCAATGTTATTAACGAAAAACTTGCAGGCCTTACCGTGGTTGACGCGCAAAGAGTGCTTTGGGAATCAATGAACACCGGTAATAATGAGATTAACGATGTTCTTATTTTAGCCAAAAAAGTTTTGGAAGAAATTTCGGAGGCCCAAAATAACTCCGAAATTTATTTAGAAGGCCTGGGACAGCTGCTTGAAGGCATTACGGACACCGATTACGATGATTTAAGGCAAATGTTACGGATTGTCGAAGAAAGAAAATCTTTTGCCGCTATGATGGAAGAAAGAATAAAAGATTTGCAGCACAGCGGCAATAAAATCAGCGTTACGATAGGCTCCGAACACGGATTAAAAGAATTTAAAAATTTGAGTATCATCTCGTCCGCATATAAGGTGGGGGATAAAACCATCGGTATGCTTGGGATTATAGGCCCAAAACATATGGAATATACCCGCATGATTTCTCTGGTTAATTTTATCGGAGACTTGCTGGAAAACAGTATGAACAATTGGGGTACTCTTATAGAAACGGAGGAAGAAGAATAA
- a CDS encoding GAF domain-containing protein — MEIILKQIEMLLSPEIDAVANMANTAAVIFNSLPRLNWAGFYILKGDKLVLGPFQGKPACVRISLGKGVCGVSARERKTLVVSDVHEFPGHIACDSASQSEIVVPIIKNGTLFGVLDIDSPIKNRFSDEDRIFFEKVVGLFSKYSDI, encoded by the coding sequence ATGGAAATTATACTAAAACAAATTGAGATGTTGTTAAGTCCCGAAATTGACGCCGTTGCCAATATGGCAAACACGGCAGCTGTTATTTTTAACTCTTTACCGCGGCTAAACTGGGCCGGGTTTTATATTTTGAAGGGGGACAAGCTTGTTTTGGGTCCCTTTCAGGGTAAACCAGCCTGCGTAAGAATTTCGCTAGGCAAAGGCGTTTGCGGCGTTTCGGCGCGGGAACGCAAAACGCTGGTGGTGTCTGATGTGCATGAATTCCCAGGACATATAGCCTGCGACAGCGCCTCCCAAAGCGAAATAGTTGTTCCCATAATAAAAAACGGTACGCTTTTTGGCGTGCTTGATATAGACAGTCCGATAAAGAACCGTTTTTCAGATGAAGATAGAATATTTTTTGAAAAAGTTGTTGGGCTTTTTTCCAAATATTCCGATATTTAA
- the dnaK gene encoding molecular chaperone DnaK, with amino-acid sequence MARIIGIDLGTSNTAAAAMEGGRATIIPSAEGSSIGGKAFPSYVAFTKDGQRLVGEPARRQAIANPEGTVTAFKRRMGEDYKFTLRGQEFTPQQLSAFVLQKVKKDAEAFLGEPVEKAVITVPAYFNDNQRQATKDAGRIAGLEVVRLVNEPTAAALAYGIDKAGKEQKIMVFDLGGGTLDVTIMEMGKEGTFDVLSTSGDTKLGGTDMDNAIIEWMVSEFKKSTGIDLSADKQAAQRLKDAAEKAKIELSTTMETDINLPFISAGADGPKHLELKLSRAKLESLVDSIVKRCGASIDQALNDSSLKSTEIDKIILVGGPTRMPIVQKYVEDHAGKKIERGIDPMECVATGAAVQAGILTGDVKDVLLLDVTPLSLGLETLGGVTTRLIERNTTIPVRKTQVFSTASDNQPAVTINVLQGERPMAKDNVPLGKFDLDGIPPAPRGVPQIEVTFDIDANGILNVSAKDLGTNKQQHITITSKTKLSDDEVQKFVKEAEKFADEDKKTKERVDAKNEADSVLFQTEKALKEHGDKVPQEDRLNIDRALGDLKEALKGDDVERIKKAKDDALAASQKLGEIIYKESQAKAQGAAGPQPGAQAQGQPNDGGKEDVVEAEVVDK; translated from the coding sequence ATGGCAAGAATCATAGGTATAGACTTAGGAACATCAAATACGGCTGCTGCGGCCATGGAAGGCGGCAGGGCCACAATCATTCCTTCAGCAGAAGGCAGCTCTATCGGAGGCAAAGCGTTTCCTTCATACGTGGCGTTTACCAAAGACGGACAGAGATTGGTAGGCGAACCCGCCAGAAGGCAGGCTATCGCCAATCCTGAAGGCACGGTTACAGCTTTCAAAAGAAGAATGGGCGAAGATTACAAATTTACTCTAAGAGGCCAGGAATTTACACCACAGCAGTTATCGGCTTTCGTATTACAGAAAGTTAAAAAAGACGCCGAGGCGTTCTTAGGAGAACCTGTTGAAAAAGCGGTTATCACCGTACCCGCCTATTTTAACGACAACCAAAGACAGGCCACCAAAGACGCGGGCAGAATCGCGGGTTTAGAAGTTGTAAGACTTGTTAACGAACCTACCGCGGCCGCCCTTGCCTACGGTATTGATAAAGCGGGCAAAGAACAAAAAATAATGGTATTTGACTTAGGCGGCGGTACGCTTGACGTTACAATAATGGAAATGGGTAAAGAAGGAACATTTGACGTTTTATCCACCTCCGGCGACACAAAACTCGGCGGTACTGATATGGACAACGCCATCATTGAATGGATGGTAAGCGAATTTAAAAAATCAACCGGCATTGACTTATCAGCCGACAAACAGGCCGCGCAACGCTTAAAAGACGCCGCGGAAAAAGCAAAAATCGAACTTTCCACTACAATGGAAACCGACATTAACCTTCCGTTTATTAGCGCTGGAGCCGACGGCCCGAAACATTTGGAGCTTAAACTTTCCAGAGCTAAACTTGAAAGCTTAGTTGATTCCATTGTAAAACGCTGCGGCGCTTCCATTGACCAGGCTTTAAACGATTCTTCGCTTAAATCAACCGAAATAGACAAGATTATTTTAGTAGGCGGCCCCACAAGAATGCCTATAGTCCAAAAATATGTTGAAGACCATGCCGGCAAAAAAATTGAACGCGGCATTGACCCTATGGAATGCGTTGCCACAGGCGCCGCCGTACAAGCGGGTATTTTAACGGGCGACGTTAAAGACGTTCTTTTATTAGACGTTACCCCGTTATCCTTAGGTCTTGAAACCTTAGGAGGAGTAACAACAAGGCTTATTGAAAGAAACACAACCATACCTGTCAGAAAAACTCAGGTCTTCAGCACCGCTTCGGACAATCAGCCCGCGGTTACAATTAACGTTCTTCAGGGCGAACGCCCCATGGCAAAGGACAATGTGCCTTTAGGCAAGTTTGATTTAGACGGCATTCCACCAGCGCCGAGAGGCGTACCGCAGATCGAGGTTACCTTTGACATTGACGCTAACGGTATTTTAAACGTTTCCGCCAAAGATTTGGGCACAAACAAACAACAGCATATTACAATTACTTCCAAAACAAAATTAAGCGACGATGAAGTACAAAAATTTGTTAAAGAAGCAGAGAAATTTGCTGATGAAGATAAGAAAACCAAAGAAAGAGTTGACGCTAAAAACGAGGCTGATTCAGTGCTCTTCCAAACGGAAAAAGCGCTTAAAGAACACGGCGATAAAGTTCCCCAGGAAGACAGACTTAACATTGACCGCGCTTTAGGAGACCTTAAGGAAGCGTTAAAAGGCGACGATGTTGAAAGAATTAAAAAAGCCAAAGACGACGCGCTTGCTGCAAGCCAAAAACTTGGGGAAATAATATATAAAGAATCCCAGGCTAAAGCACAAGGCGCGGCAGGCCCTCAACCGGGCGCGCAAGCCCAAGGCCAGCCCAACGACGGCGGCAAAGAAGATGTTGTTGAAGCTGAAGTTGTTGATAAATAA
- a CDS encoding nucleotide exchange factor GrpE, with protein MGKEEKDIELEGESCPAQEEKPDYYEQLIRLKAEFDNYRKRTERERSQLVAFGAEQVLLSFLPLYDAMVKAEGEIKKTGHGDAKYLQHGLDIIFKEMKKVFSDNGVIPMESLGKPYNAMEQEVLTMLPCNGEKDGFVVEEVQKGFKVGDRVLRHAKVCVGKAPEESAEKNAEEEIADKKENSAKKK; from the coding sequence ATGGGTAAAGAAGAAAAAGATATTGAATTAGAAGGGGAGTCCTGCCCGGCCCAAGAAGAAAAACCCGACTATTATGAGCAGCTTATAAGACTAAAAGCCGAGTTTGACAATTACCGCAAAAGAACGGAAAGGGAGCGATCCCAGTTAGTGGCCTTCGGAGCGGAACAGGTACTTTTAAGCTTTTTACCTTTATATGACGCTATGGTAAAAGCGGAAGGCGAAATAAAAAAAACCGGCCACGGCGACGCGAAGTACTTACAACACGGCCTTGATATTATTTTTAAGGAAATGAAAAAAGTGTTTTCAGATAACGGCGTAATCCCTATGGAATCTTTGGGTAAACCTTATAACGCCATGGAACAGGAAGTTTTAACAATGCTTCCCTGTAACGGTGAAAAAGACGGATTTGTGGTAGAAGAAGTACAAAAAGGTTTTAAGGTAGGAGACAGGGTTTTAAGGCACGCTAAAGTTTGCGTGGGAAAAGCCCCGGAAGAATCCGCTGAAAAAAACGCGGAAGAAGAAATCGCGGATAAAAAAGAAAATTCCGCAAAAAAGAAGTAA
- the rpmA gene encoding 50S ribosomal protein L27, whose translation MATSKSQGSSSNGRDSHGQRLGIKRYGNQFVNAGEIIVKQRGTKFLPGVNVSKSSDDSLFARKAGIVTFEWAYRGKKQVSVYPKTEEKAVKAEAKKPAKKTAAKKPAAKKEEAK comes from the coding sequence ATGGCTACAAGTAAATCACAAGGTTCATCCTCTAACGGAAGAGACTCCCACGGTCAACGATTAGGTATTAAAAGATACGGCAATCAATTCGTTAATGCCGGGGAAATTATTGTTAAGCAGCGCGGCACAAAGTTTTTGCCGGGCGTTAACGTTTCCAAAAGCAGTGATGACAGCTTGTTCGCAAGAAAAGCGGGTATAGTCACTTTTGAATGGGCTTACAGAGGCAAAAAACAAGTTTCTGTCTACCCTAAAACAGAAGAAAAAGCCGTTAAAGCAGAAGCAAAAAAGCCTGCTAAAAAAACGGCCGCTAAAAAACCTGCGGCTAAAAAAGAAGAAGCTAAATAA
- the mscL gene encoding large conductance mechanosensitive channel protein MscL — MLKKSLVGVVREFKTFAMRGNVMDMAVGVILGAAFGKIVDSLVKDVLMPFLGLLLGKIDFSNLYLVIKQGSVHGPYATLQAAQSAGASTINYGMFLNNIISFIIVAFAIFIMIKFMNNLKRKEEPAPVTTKSCPFCFSDINIQAIKCPDCTADLNK, encoded by the coding sequence ATGTTAAAAAAGAGTTTGGTAGGCGTTGTGCGTGAATTTAAAACATTTGCCATGCGGGGCAATGTTATGGACATGGCCGTCGGTGTTATTTTGGGCGCGGCGTTTGGTAAAATAGTTGATTCTTTAGTTAAAGACGTTTTAATGCCTTTTTTGGGCTTATTGCTCGGCAAAATAGATTTTTCAAACTTATATTTGGTAATTAAACAAGGTTCCGTGCACGGGCCTTATGCTACCTTGCAGGCGGCGCAGAGCGCGGGCGCGTCCACAATTAATTACGGTATGTTTTTAAACAATATTATAAGTTTTATTATAGTGGCGTTTGCTATTTTTATAATGATAAAGTTTATGAATAATCTTAAACGTAAAGAAGAGCCTGCCCCTGTAACCACAAAAAGCTGCCCTTTTTGTTTTAGCGACATTAATATACAAGCAATTAAATGCCCTGACTGTACGGCTGATTTGAATAAATAA
- the coaD gene encoding pantetheine-phosphate adenylyltransferase codes for MNKKLAIYPGTFDPVTNGHIDIVERSLDIFDEIIIAVLVNKNKKPVFSTEERVSLLKKATAHLNGVKVGSYDGLLVDYLRNNKCNVVLRGLRAATDLEYEFQLATTNNMMDPGIETVFLMTSNNYTFLTSSVIREAYSCGGELPKCVPDVVHKALKEKFSK; via the coding sequence ATGAACAAAAAACTGGCAATTTATCCCGGTACGTTTGACCCGGTTACAAACGGGCATATTGATATAGTGGAACGCTCATTAGATATTTTTGATGAGATTATTATAGCCGTTTTGGTTAATAAAAACAAAAAACCTGTTTTTTCTACCGAAGAACGCGTTTCCTTATTAAAAAAAGCAACCGCCCATTTAAATGGTGTAAAGGTTGGAAGTTACGACGGTCTTTTGGTTGACTATTTGCGCAACAACAAATGCAATGTTGTTTTGCGCGGGTTAAGAGCGGCTACCGATTTGGAATATGAATTCCAGCTCGCCACAACAAATAACATGATGGACCCGGGTATAGAAACCGTTTTTCTTATGACAAGCAATAACTATACTTTTTTAACCTCAAGCGTAATAAGGGAAGCGTATTCCTGCGGAGGGGAACTGCCAAAATGCGTGCCGGACGTTGTGCACAAAGCGTTAAAGGAAAAGTTTTCTAAATAA